In the Leptospira bourretii genome, one interval contains:
- the purT gene encoding formate-dependent phosphoribosylglycinamide formyltransferase, giving the protein MIGTPFTPNATKLLLLGSGELGKEVAIEANRLGVHVIAVDRYPNAPAMLVAQESRVINMLDPKELEATIRELKPDFVVPEIEAIHTETLVRLEAEGFRIIPSAKAVNLTMNREGIRNFASQELGLKTSKYLFADTEEGFTKAVEEIGFPCVVKPIMSSSGKGQSLVRNESEIQKAWNYGQTGGRTGKGKMIIEEFIPFDFEITLLTIRHIGGTTFLPPIGHRQVNGDYVESWMPQPMSELALRAAEKIAEAVTTGLGGMGIFGVELFVKGDEVYFSEVSPRPHDTGLVTLISQNFSEFSLHARALLGLPIPELIFQTPAASSAILLEGKTTSPVYSGIEETLKLKGVDIRIFGKPEIDGKRRMGVSLALGNTIEEAKEKANRGRDLIHLK; this is encoded by the coding sequence ATGATCGGAACTCCTTTTACTCCCAACGCTACTAAACTTTTACTTCTTGGATCCGGAGAACTTGGCAAAGAGGTTGCCATTGAGGCAAACCGACTAGGTGTTCATGTCATCGCAGTTGATCGTTATCCGAATGCACCTGCTATGCTTGTGGCACAAGAATCTCGTGTCATTAATATGCTTGATCCAAAAGAATTGGAAGCCACCATACGCGAGTTAAAGCCAGATTTTGTAGTTCCCGAAATTGAAGCCATCCATACAGAAACTTTGGTACGATTGGAAGCAGAAGGTTTTCGTATCATCCCCAGTGCCAAAGCAGTGAATCTTACCATGAACCGAGAAGGGATTCGTAATTTTGCTTCCCAAGAACTCGGTTTAAAAACATCTAAATATCTTTTTGCCGATACGGAAGAAGGTTTTACGAAAGCGGTAGAGGAGATAGGTTTTCCTTGTGTGGTCAAACCGATTATGAGTTCTTCTGGGAAAGGACAAAGTTTGGTACGAAATGAATCGGAGATACAAAAGGCTTGGAACTATGGGCAAACGGGAGGTAGGACTGGAAAAGGGAAAATGATCATTGAAGAGTTTATCCCTTTTGATTTTGAAATCACTCTTCTCACCATACGCCATATTGGAGGAACTACTTTTTTGCCTCCCATTGGGCATAGACAGGTGAACGGGGATTATGTGGAATCTTGGATGCCTCAACCCATGTCGGAACTTGCTTTACGTGCCGCTGAAAAAATTGCAGAAGCAGTTACCACAGGACTAGGTGGGATGGGTATATTTGGAGTCGAACTTTTTGTTAAGGGTGACGAAGTGTACTTTAGTGAAGTATCTCCAAGACCACATGACACAGGGCTTGTGACTCTTATCTCGCAAAATTTTTCTGAATTTTCACTTCATGCGAGAGCCTTACTTGGCTTACCCATTCCGGAGCTCATCTTTCAAACTCCAGCTGCTAGTTCCGCCATTCTTTTAGAAGGAAAAACGACATCGCCAGTTTATTCAGGCATTGAAGAAACTTTAAAACTAAAGGGAGTTGACATTCGAATTTTCGGAAAACCGGAAATTGATGGGAAGAGACGAATGGGTGTTAGTTTAGCATTGGGAAATACAATCGAAGAAGCCAAAGAAAAAGCAAATCGTGGCCGAGACTTAATTCACTTAAAATGA
- a CDS encoding SCO family protein, producing the protein MLINPNISNQSDQKKIQPNPHVFFPFWVLILFLLTASMIHVNCKPTEQSPDPNVPPYFSGKDFDPVWTENPEKDSNIKRIPDSLELIEQTGKTIFPRDWAPSEHLVVFFYATCRGICPLITRNLIQIEPNFSEFPELKIFSISINSKEDTVPVLEKYRKTYQIKNTNWSFFTGKETVIEDFAKGTCGAEMEGFSVERGKYEFVHTENIFLFDKDRYLRGIYRAKGTGDIQRLVEDLRKLRKNH; encoded by the coding sequence ATGTTGATCAATCCAAACATTTCCAACCAATCTGATCAAAAAAAAATCCAACCTAACCCTCATGTTTTTTTTCCTTTTTGGGTTCTCATCTTATTTCTATTGACTGCCAGTATGATCCATGTGAATTGCAAACCAACAGAACAAAGTCCCGATCCCAATGTTCCCCCTTATTTTTCGGGAAAAGATTTTGACCCGGTTTGGACAGAAAATCCAGAAAAAGATTCCAATATAAAAAGAATTCCAGATTCATTGGAGCTTATCGAACAAACGGGAAAAACAATTTTCCCCAGGGACTGGGCACCAAGCGAACATTTGGTGGTATTCTTTTATGCCACCTGTCGTGGGATTTGTCCGCTCATCACAAGAAACTTAATCCAAATTGAACCAAATTTTTCTGAATTCCCAGAACTCAAAATTTTTTCCATTTCGATTAATTCGAAAGAAGATACAGTTCCTGTTTTAGAAAAGTATCGAAAGACCTATCAAATCAAAAACACAAATTGGAGTTTTTTTACCGGTAAGGAAACGGTGATCGAAGATTTTGCCAAAGGGACTTGTGGTGCAGAAATGGAAGGATTTTCTGTCGAACGAGGCAAGTATGAATTTGTTCATACAGAGAATATTTTTTTATTTGATAAAGATAGATATCTACGCGGAATCTACCGTGCCAAAGGTACGGGAGATATACAGAGGTTAGTGGAAGATTTACGAAAACTAAGAAAAAACCATTAA
- a CDS encoding YHYH protein encodes MPVPNFRTFSLLLLIGFSLSLCKPKSDSDEETLLLLAAATTKICANAAYTGATVVNSTATLNASTDCITGMTSSMSADLPAWIRNNFKCSVGSVSGSNYVFRSQNIPNNKSFYFGSTSPMYEALAGGQKSAGNNQIASQCLVYTIPSSPAAKSGALVGTQSGYASVGITVNGLAIFNNAAAPGDTLATEEQTFDKYNGHPQSSGVYHHHSQPLNVSNNNSNLIGVLIDGFAVYGRDCTLNVNSGGTTSTPTIGSDLDINHGHTTTTAHFTTATYHYHYTTDPTATIPTLIGSNFHGTPGTVSN; translated from the coding sequence ATGCCAGTTCCAAACTTTCGAACTTTTTCCCTCCTTCTCCTCATCGGTTTTTCTTTGTCGTTATGCAAACCTAAGTCAGATTCCGACGAAGAAACCTTACTCCTGTTAGCTGCCGCTACAACAAAAATTTGTGCCAACGCAGCATATACCGGAGCCACAGTTGTCAATTCAACTGCAACTCTCAATGCAAGTACAGATTGTATCACGGGAATGACTTCTTCTATGTCAGCTGATTTACCAGCTTGGATACGGAATAACTTTAAATGTTCAGTCGGTTCCGTTTCTGGTTCTAATTATGTATTCCGATCACAAAACATTCCCAATAACAAAAGTTTTTATTTTGGATCTACTTCTCCAATGTATGAGGCACTTGCTGGTGGACAAAAATCTGCTGGGAACAACCAAATTGCATCTCAGTGTTTGGTATACACTATCCCAAGCTCTCCTGCTGCAAAGTCAGGAGCGCTTGTGGGAACCCAAAGTGGTTATGCTTCTGTAGGGATTACGGTGAATGGACTTGCCATCTTCAACAATGCAGCAGCACCGGGAGACACACTTGCTACGGAAGAACAAACCTTTGATAAATACAATGGTCACCCGCAAAGCTCTGGTGTATACCACCACCACTCCCAACCTCTCAATGTATCAAACAACAACTCCAATTTAATTGGTGTCCTGATTGATGGATTCGCTGTTTATGGAAGAGATTGTACATTGAATGTTAATAGCGGAGGAACCACTTCCACTCCTACTATTGGAAGTGATTTAGATATAAACCATGGGCATACGACAACAACCGCTCATTTCACTACAGCTACCTATCATTATCATTATACGACTGATCCAACGGCAACAATACCTACTCTGATCGGTTCCAATTTTCACGGAACACCAGGGACAGTTTCCAATTAA
- a CDS encoding DUF1577 domain-containing protein, giving the protein MDQITGKEQKHHVILHYLMNQEMKSNWNGQTQTMTVTQELPGGEEIVVDWSEVWPLTQGSTFILSKLLARYLELHCTFVKQLSPHKIQIHVDKVLIAKKERLNPRFTITEEGLVNVTNIVSSKTIIEANMFNIPTLVRVNFEDYRKRMMVRSGEAGTMDIFKSGLERKFDVVKSSHKILFIKDATNSESYRSDAEGFINYEDEIDEQVEKLAMVARDKKIKSELIVPILYKNELEEIIPIGYYWLQTKDNFITDDDLTFYQTQIAEMIERIKDANLMTTVEKFPVLDLSATGLKLRIANSSLVETLPKQKGILLELVFKLQTPFRFFGKIAWARKEDSGDLLVGVEFSGKRTYAEKVRFEENIEIIKNNGKSAA; this is encoded by the coding sequence ATGGATCAAATCACAGGGAAAGAGCAAAAACACCATGTGATCTTACACTATCTCATGAATCAGGAAATGAAATCGAATTGGAATGGGCAAACCCAAACCATGACCGTCACACAGGAATTACCTGGTGGAGAAGAGATTGTTGTTGATTGGTCAGAAGTTTGGCCACTCACCCAAGGTTCTACCTTTATCCTTTCTAAACTTTTAGCACGATATTTAGAACTTCATTGCACTTTTGTAAAACAACTTTCCCCTCATAAAATTCAAATCCATGTAGATAAAGTTCTCATTGCAAAAAAAGAAAGATTAAATCCACGTTTTACGATTACAGAAGAAGGACTTGTCAATGTAACCAACATCGTCAGCTCCAAAACCATTATCGAAGCAAATATGTTTAATATCCCAACTCTTGTGCGAGTGAACTTTGAAGATTATCGCAAACGGATGATGGTTAGATCCGGTGAAGCCGGGACGATGGATATTTTTAAATCAGGATTAGAACGAAAGTTTGATGTTGTTAAATCAAGCCATAAAATTCTTTTTATAAAAGATGCAACGAACTCAGAAAGTTATCGTTCCGATGCAGAAGGTTTTATCAACTACGAAGATGAAATTGATGAACAAGTTGAAAAACTTGCTATGGTTGCTCGTGATAAAAAAATAAAGTCAGAACTCATTGTTCCGATTCTTTATAAAAACGAATTAGAAGAAATCATTCCCATCGGATATTACTGGTTACAAACAAAGGATAATTTCATCACCGATGACGATTTGACTTTTTACCAAACACAAATTGCTGAAATGATCGAAAGGATCAAAGATGCCAATCTAATGACCACAGTGGAAAAATTTCCTGTTTTGGATTTGTCGGCCACTGGATTAAAACTTAGAATCGCAAATAGTAGTTTGGTGGAAACACTTCCTAAACAGAAAGGAATTTTGTTGGAACTGGTTTTTAAACTTCAAACTCCATTTCGTTTTTTTGGCAAAATCGCATGGGCGAGAAAAGAAGATTCTGGAGACTTACTTGTAGGTGTGGAATTTTCTGGAAAACGAACCTATGCTGAAAAAGTTCGCTTCGAAGAAAATATCGAGATCATTAAAAATAATGGGAAATCCGCCGCCTAA
- a CDS encoding adhesin OmpL37 family surface protein codes for MRTFLFFILSFLCLTAGERTYANGNLQVAFGAEENYLLVRSLDSSVIHLGSPEEKQEYQEIIDEYLRFKSLHIQGKYGDAYLAVRSTQSKLIKLYDKILSKNIALVRSELILLGGKSRDKEKTQTRAFLRLALRDVSEAEQKLVMARNTRPLLYLLKLREMLFSLKILKHAGKFVVFLNLLHDGKFMDSIEFSDFDSIESELIRGFGKGNNRLLALHYDNSFLPFGEESIYESMMTNYKAPEIKKD; via the coding sequence GTGCGAACTTTTCTTTTTTTTATCCTTAGTTTCCTTTGCCTCACTGCAGGTGAAAGAACCTATGCCAATGGCAACTTACAAGTGGCCTTTGGTGCGGAAGAAAATTATTTACTAGTTCGTTCACTTGACTCGAGTGTCATCCATTTGGGAAGCCCAGAAGAAAAACAAGAATACCAGGAAATCATTGATGAGTATTTGCGATTCAAAAGTCTACACATCCAAGGGAAATATGGAGATGCCTATTTAGCCGTTCGTTCCACACAATCCAAACTCATCAAACTGTATGATAAAATTCTTAGTAAAAATATCGCATTGGTTCGTTCTGAACTTATTTTACTCGGTGGTAAGTCTCGCGATAAAGAAAAAACACAAACAAGGGCATTTTTACGTCTGGCACTTCGGGATGTAAGTGAAGCCGAACAAAAGTTAGTGATGGCAAGAAACACTCGCCCTCTCCTTTATCTTTTGAAACTACGTGAAATGTTATTTTCTTTAAAAATTTTAAAACATGCGGGGAAGTTTGTAGTGTTTCTCAACTTATTACACGATGGTAAGTTTATGGATTCCATCGAGTTTTCTGATTTTGATTCCATCGAATCAGAACTCATTCGTGGATTTGGGAAAGGGAACAACCGACTGCTCGCACTTCATTATGATAATTCCTTTTTACCTTTTGGAGAAGAAAGTATTTACGAAAGTATGATGACAAACTACAAAGCTCCAGAAATCAAAAAAGACTAA
- a CDS encoding ABC transporter ATP-binding protein yields MKSILTLKQVSKSYDNGFQALKNVNWEVKEGEIHALLGPNGAGKTTLINLICGIVSPSGGEVNVSGFNIIGDFKKTRSLIGLVPQELSVHAFETVWASVSFTRGLYGKPANPKYIEEVLKSLSLWDKKDQRIMTLSGGMKRRVLIAKALSHEPKILFLDEPSAGVDVELRKDMWKIVESLRKNGVTIILTTHYIEEAESIADRISVIRKGEIFLTENKDRLMKQLGTKQLRIELKKSLKQIPKSLSKYELELVDNHSALVFTYDRSDDSSLITKLLDDLKKLKIQFSDLSTKQSSLEEIFVQLLQEAV; encoded by the coding sequence TTGAAATCAATCCTCACTCTAAAACAAGTTTCCAAGTCTTATGACAATGGATTCCAAGCACTAAAGAATGTAAATTGGGAAGTAAAAGAGGGCGAAATTCACGCACTACTTGGCCCCAATGGAGCAGGAAAAACCACTCTAATCAATTTGATTTGTGGGATTGTTTCGCCAAGCGGTGGTGAGGTGAACGTATCTGGATTTAACATCATTGGAGATTTTAAAAAAACAAGATCTCTCATTGGCCTTGTTCCTCAGGAACTTAGTGTCCATGCTTTTGAGACAGTGTGGGCCAGTGTTTCTTTTACGAGAGGACTCTATGGAAAACCAGCCAACCCAAAATACATTGAAGAAGTTTTAAAATCACTTTCTCTTTGGGACAAAAAGGACCAAAGGATTATGACATTGTCCGGTGGGATGAAACGTCGAGTTTTAATCGCCAAAGCACTGTCACACGAACCTAAAATTCTTTTTTTGGATGAACCAAGTGCTGGTGTGGATGTGGAATTACGGAAGGATATGTGGAAGATTGTAGAATCTCTTAGGAAAAATGGTGTGACCATCATCCTAACCACTCACTACATCGAAGAAGCGGAATCTATTGCCGACCGAATTTCTGTGATCCGAAAAGGTGAGATTTTTCTGACTGAAAATAAAGATAGGTTAATGAAACAACTCGGTACCAAACAACTCCGGATTGAACTTAAAAAAAGCCTAAAACAAATTCCAAAGTCTCTTTCAAAATATGAATTGGAACTTGTTGATAACCACTCGGCTCTTGTATTTACATATGACCGCTCTGATGATAGTAGTCTCATTACTAAACTTTTGGATGATTTGAAAAAACTAAAAATCCAATTCAGTGATTTGAGTACAAAACAAAGTTCACTAGAAGAAATTTTTGTTCAATTATTACAGGAGGCTGTATGA
- a CDS encoding FKBP-type peptidyl-prolyl cis-trans isomerase yields MKTNIRTVLFFLFVLVLPIQSAEKDFQIIDLVVGKGEEAFSGSYVTVHYVGRLTNGTKFDSSRDRNRPFEFNLGAGEVVKGWDKGVKGMRVGGKRKLIIPPELGYGSKKVGNIPPDSTLIFEVELLKIY; encoded by the coding sequence ATGAAGACCAACATCCGAACTGTCTTATTTTTCCTTTTTGTTTTGGTTCTCCCCATCCAATCAGCAGAAAAGGACTTCCAAATCATTGATCTTGTTGTGGGAAAAGGAGAAGAAGCCTTTTCTGGATCCTATGTCACAGTTCACTATGTGGGCAGACTGACCAACGGTACGAAGTTTGACAGTTCTCGAGATCGGAACCGACCTTTCGAATTTAACTTAGGTGCGGGAGAAGTGGTGAAAGGTTGGGACAAAGGAGTAAAAGGGATGCGAGTGGGTGGCAAACGCAAACTCATCATCCCACCGGAACTTGGATATGGAAGTAAAAAAGTTGGAAACATCCCACCGGATTCCACTCTTATCTTTGAAGTAGAACTTTTAAAGATCTATTAA
- a CDS encoding patatin-like phospholipase family protein, with translation MVSNELSSESPNKSKLPKAKGTKRALLVEGGGMKGAFSGGVLYAWNRFLRPNYFDLVVGVSSGACAAAYYVSMPKEEPIKSEKALAVWYRDLSGRKLISFLHPFQGKTLLNQEYLIDFIFRKKVRLESETLDRKNVPHFVVAVSNLHTHSIEYIKATSSNVFDLLKAATSLPIATRGKHWLNGTLYSDAAILNPLPIQDIIEAGYKEIVVIMNSPIRHISGPLTRFTSLLAFPTRRTIRRLMRKLHHFHFNTAREIVVKPPRGVKIITVAPDGPLPVKLTTTIRTKLYKTVLLGAKKGEEALQKILKRKLKKQK, from the coding sequence ATGGTGTCGAACGAATTATCTAGTGAATCTCCTAATAAATCCAAACTTCCTAAGGCGAAAGGGACAAAACGAGCCTTACTTGTGGAAGGGGGTGGGATGAAAGGTGCATTCTCTGGAGGAGTTTTGTATGCTTGGAACAGATTCTTACGACCGAATTACTTTGATTTGGTGGTTGGTGTTTCCTCCGGTGCTTGTGCGGCAGCTTATTATGTATCGATGCCTAAAGAAGAACCTATCAAAAGCGAAAAGGCACTGGCTGTTTGGTACAGAGATTTATCAGGAAGAAAACTAATCTCTTTTTTGCATCCCTTTCAGGGCAAAACTTTACTCAACCAAGAGTATCTCATTGATTTTATCTTTCGTAAAAAAGTTCGTTTGGAATCGGAAACTTTGGATCGAAAGAATGTCCCACATTTTGTGGTGGCGGTAAGTAATTTACATACTCATTCCATTGAATACATTAAAGCAACTTCATCGAATGTGTTCGATCTTTTAAAAGCAGCGACTTCGTTACCAATCGCCACACGCGGTAAACATTGGTTAAATGGAACATTGTATTCTGATGCTGCTATTTTAAATCCACTCCCTATACAAGATATCATCGAAGCCGGGTATAAAGAAATTGTGGTGATTATGAATTCACCCATTCGACATATATCTGGTCCGCTTACAAGATTTACCAGTTTACTTGCTTTTCCAACAAGGCGAACCATTCGTAGGTTGATGAGAAAACTTCATCATTTTCATTTTAATACGGCAAGAGAGATTGTAGTTAAACCTCCTCGTGGAGTAAAGATTATCACTGTGGCCCCAGATGGACCTTTGCCTGTTAAACTCACAACAACGATTCGTACAAAACTTTATAAAACAGTTTTACTTGGTGCCAAAAAGGGTGAAGAAGCTTTGCAAAAGATTTTAAAAAGAAAACTTAAAAAACAAAAATGA
- a CDS encoding ABC transporter permease has protein sequence MNFYAIQSIYKFEMARTFRTLLQSIASPVLSTSLYFIVFGSAIGSRIQEIDGIHYGSFIVPGLVMLSLLTESISNASFGIYFPKFNGTIYEILSAPVTMWEVVIGYVGAAATKSLMLGVLMLITASFFVPIRIDHPILMVFFLVLTCISFSLFGFVIGIWADSFEKLQMIPMLVITPLVFLGGSFYSIQMLPPFWQKLSMFNPVLYLVSGFRYSFFERADVALSVSISMILVFLTLCLTVTWLIFRTGYKIKN, from the coding sequence ATGAATTTCTACGCAATCCAATCTATCTATAAATTCGAAATGGCAAGAACCTTTCGTACACTATTACAAAGTATCGCATCTCCTGTCCTTTCCACTTCTTTGTACTTTATTGTTTTTGGATCGGCCATTGGATCCAGAATCCAAGAGATTGATGGAATCCATTACGGAAGTTTTATCGTTCCAGGCCTTGTGATGTTGTCGTTACTGACCGAAAGTATTTCGAACGCTTCCTTCGGAATCTATTTTCCTAAGTTTAATGGTACCATTTATGAAATCCTCTCAGCACCCGTGACGATGTGGGAAGTTGTGATTGGGTATGTCGGAGCTGCGGCCACCAAATCACTCATGCTTGGTGTGTTAATGCTGATCACGGCATCTTTTTTTGTTCCCATTCGTATCGATCATCCTATTCTGATGGTGTTTTTTCTTGTGTTAACATGTATTAGTTTTAGTTTGTTTGGGTTTGTGATAGGAATTTGGGCGGATAGTTTTGAAAAACTCCAGATGATTCCTATGCTTGTCATCACTCCACTTGTATTTCTCGGAGGAAGTTTTTACTCCATCCAAATGTTACCACCTTTTTGGCAAAAATTAAGTATGTTTAACCCTGTGTTGTATTTGGTGAGTGGGTTTCGTTACAGTTTTTTTGAAAGAGCAGATGTAGCACTTTCTGTTAGTATTTCGATGATTCTTGTTTTTTTGACTCTTTGTTTGACTGTGACTTGGCTTATCTTTCGCACGGGATATAAAATTAAAAACTAA
- a CDS encoding ankyrin repeat domain-containing protein: MIQNIIDFVGKTKSNLRLRTLCSAITREDKDSFDLLLSDPELKEVLVSESALLLGIAVTEVSDIYYLKKLLTIGLDPNLPDNMGLYPIHKATETGNIEAVEVLLNSAANPNAADPSGVTALHIANSFDGLGEISDLLIRMGANVYQRDKLGKRYLM, encoded by the coding sequence ATGATACAAAACATTATCGATTTTGTTGGTAAAACTAAATCCAACCTCCGGTTACGCACCTTGTGTTCTGCCATCACACGAGAAGATAAAGATTCTTTTGATTTGTTATTATCCGATCCTGAATTAAAAGAAGTTTTGGTATCTGAGTCTGCATTGTTGCTTGGGATTGCCGTCACTGAAGTTTCAGATATCTATTATTTGAAAAAATTACTCACAATTGGTTTGGACCCGAACTTACCAGATAACATGGGTTTGTATCCAATTCACAAAGCAACTGAAACAGGAAATATCGAAGCTGTTGAAGTATTATTGAATTCTGCCGCCAATCCCAATGCTGCGGACCCCAGTGGAGTGACTGCCCTTCATATCGCTAATAGTTTTGATGGTCTCGGTGAAATTTCCGATCTATTGATACGAATGGGTGCAAATGTATACCAAAGAGATAAACTCGGCAAACGTTACTTGATGTAA
- a CDS encoding toxin-antitoxin system YwqK family antitoxin — protein sequence MNSEDKELSQDSNHFLLYQGKPLTGILIQKNPILSEIYETEYYKGVPHGRYTAKKENGTLMEERNVRYGQKHGKQISYFENGNLRQKSEFDNGKPMGESIDYFDNGQMATYQTFYDSGKPKVTKKWNKSGQIYLNHVFLETGESFGRPGSKLCDPIPEGEKNLP from the coding sequence GTGAATTCGGAGGACAAGGAACTGAGTCAAGATTCCAACCATTTCCTACTATACCAAGGAAAACCACTGACGGGAATCCTGATTCAAAAAAATCCGATTCTTTCCGAAATCTATGAAACCGAATATTACAAAGGAGTTCCTCACGGTCGTTATACGGCGAAAAAAGAGAATGGAACTCTAATGGAAGAAAGGAATGTTCGGTATGGACAAAAACACGGAAAACAAATTAGTTATTTTGAAAATGGGAACTTACGTCAAAAATCTGAATTTGATAATGGTAAACCCATGGGCGAATCGATTGACTATTTTGACAATGGGCAAATGGCCACCTATCAGACATTCTACGATTCAGGGAAACCAAAAGTTACTAAAAAATGGAACAAAAGTGGACAAATATATTTGAACCATGTTTTTCTGGAAACAGGGGAAAGTTTTGGAAGGCCCGGAAGCAAACTTTGTGATCCCATTCCCGAGGGGGAGAAAAATCTTCCATAA
- a CDS encoding ABC-F family ATP-binding cassette domain-containing protein, with amino-acid sequence MIKISGLNKQFNGNVLFDDLQFSVNRGERVGLVGRNGHGKSTLVQIILGKSEPDSGNITIPKGYRIGHLEQHLVFTKPTVLEECALGLPEGDEYETWKVERILFGLGFSEKDMERSPDEFSGGYQIRMNLAKLLVSAPDMLILDEPNNYLDIVTIRWLEEFLREWEGEIILITHDRSFMDSVVTHTVAIHRTKAIKVQGDTEKLYTQINQAEEIYEKTRLNEAKKRKQEEIFIAKFKAKASFASRTQSRVKKLEKQGEMKALDTIEDMELYFNSAPFSANQMLSVEEVSFSYENKAPFLFENFSISVGPEDRICIIGKNGKGKSTLLKLIAGELSPVSGTVKKHPILKEGYFGQTNKLNMNESNTVVQEIMSADSNCSEGKARNIAGGLMFSEDLALKKIKVLSGGEKSRVLLGKILVTPCHLLYLDEPTNHLDMQSCDSLIEAIDNFDGSVIMVTHNEMHLRAVATKLIVFDDDRVFVYDGGYDDFLNDIGWKDETV; translated from the coding sequence ATGATCAAAATCTCTGGTTTAAACAAACAATTTAACGGTAACGTCTTATTCGATGACTTACAATTTAGCGTCAATCGTGGCGAACGTGTCGGCCTTGTCGGTCGTAATGGGCATGGTAAATCCACACTTGTCCAAATCATTTTAGGAAAATCTGAGCCAGACTCAGGGAACATCACCATTCCAAAAGGATACCGCATTGGGCATCTAGAGCAGCATTTGGTTTTTACCAAACCCACTGTTTTGGAAGAATGTGCCCTTGGCCTTCCAGAAGGGGATGAATACGAAACCTGGAAAGTAGAACGTATTTTATTTGGTCTTGGATTTTCGGAAAAAGACATGGAGAGAAGCCCAGATGAATTTTCTGGTGGATACCAAATCCGAATGAACCTAGCCAAACTTCTAGTTTCAGCTCCCGATATGCTCATCTTAGATGAACCAAATAACTATTTAGATATTGTCACCATACGTTGGTTAGAGGAATTTCTCCGTGAATGGGAAGGAGAAATCATTCTCATCACACATGATAGAAGTTTTATGGATAGCGTTGTGACTCATACTGTTGCCATTCACAGAACCAAAGCCATTAAGGTCCAAGGTGATACAGAAAAGTTATACACACAGATCAACCAAGCAGAAGAGATCTATGAAAAAACCAGGCTAAACGAAGCGAAAAAACGCAAACAAGAAGAGATCTTTATCGCAAAGTTTAAAGCAAAAGCAAGTTTTGCAAGTCGGACCCAATCTCGTGTTAAAAAGTTAGAGAAACAAGGTGAAATGAAAGCACTCGACACCATTGAAGATATGGAACTTTATTTTAACAGCGCTCCATTTTCCGCAAATCAGATGTTAAGTGTAGAGGAAGTTTCGTTTTCTTATGAAAATAAGGCACCTTTTTTATTTGAAAACTTTTCCATTAGTGTTGGGCCAGAAGATCGAATTTGTATCATAGGGAAAAACGGAAAAGGAAAGTCCACCTTGCTAAAGTTAATTGCAGGAGAGCTTTCACCCGTTTCAGGTACTGTCAAAAAACATCCGATCTTGAAAGAAGGGTATTTTGGACAAACCAACAAATTGAATATGAACGAAAGTAATACCGTTGTCCAAGAGATCATGAGTGCGGATTCCAATTGTTCCGAAGGAAAGGCAAGAAACATTGCCGGTGGGCTTATGTTTTCGGAAGACCTAGCTTTAAAAAAGATTAAGGTTCTCTCTGGCGGAGAAAAGAGCCGGGTCCTTCTTGGAAAAATTTTGGTCACACCTTGCCATTTATTGTATTTGGATGAACCGACAAACCACTTGGACATGCAATCTTGTGACTCACTCATTGAGGCCATTGATAACTTTGATGGTTCTGTAATCATGGTTACACACAACGAAATGCACTTGCGCGCTGTAGCCACAAAACTAATTGTATTCGATGATGACCGAGTTTTTGTCTATGACGGGGGTTATGATGACTTCCTGAATGACATTGGCTGGAAGGATGAAACTGTTTGA